The Oharaeibacter diazotrophicus genomic interval CGGGACCGCCGCGACGGAGGACGATCGATGCGAGTCCTGGTCGCCTTTCTGCTCCTCGTCGCCGGTCTGGCGACGCCCGCCACGGCCGGCTACACGCTGGTCGACCTGATCGCCGGCCGGATGCGGCCGGACAACGGCCAGCCGTTCTACCTGTTCTCGACGCCGGTGATCTCCGGCGACACCGTGGTGTTCCTGACCAGCTATTCCAACGCCGTCGACGCGGTCTGGCGGATCGACACGAAGACGCGGGCGATCCGCAAGCTCGCCGGACTGAAGAGCACGGTGCCCGGCGGCACCGGCACCTTCACCTGCTTCTGCCAGCGCTACGCTTCGGACGACGTCACGCCGTCGGTCGGCGGCGGGCAGGTCGCCTTCTACGGCGTCGATCAGGCGAACCGGATCGGCCTCTACCTCGTCGGCCTCGGCGGCGGCACGATCCGCAAGGTCGCCAACTCCGACGACACCTCGCCGGACGGCACCAAATGGGTGCGCTTCGGCCGGGTCAGCCTCGGCGACGGCATCGTCGCCTTCCGCGCCGAGACCGTCGACCACCGCGGCATCTACACCGCCCCGATCCCGACGCGCGTCCCCGCGCTCGGCATCGACGAGCGCACCCGGCTGACGGCCCGCCGGGACGACGGCACGGCGATCCCGCAATACTACGCCCTCTACGACACGCCGGTGGTCGGGCGGGACTACACCTTTTTCCTCTCGGGCGGCCTGTTCGACCCCTCGACGGGCCCGAGTTCGATCTTCCGGCTGAAGGGCACCCGGATCTTCGACAACGCCTCGAAGCTCGCCGGCGGCGTCGCCGGTGCGCATCTCCGGATCCAGGCGATCTCGGCGGCCGTGGGCGCGCGCTCGGTCGCCTTCCGCGCCGACCAGCCCGGTACGACCTTCATGGGGATCTTCCGACCGAACGGGGTCAACGCGAGCGTCGCCTTCGTCACGACGAAGATGAAGGCAGCGGGCTTTTCGACGCGGCTCACCGACGTCGGCAACTTCGCCTACGACACCAGCGGTCTCGCCTTCATGGGCACGACCGACGGGGTGATGCTGATCGGTGCCGTCGCCAAGCCGGGCGCGGCGGTGCAGACGGTGGCGCGCGGCGACAAGGGCTACTACAAGCCGACCCTCGGCGACCGCTCGATCTCCGGCGGGAAGATCGTCTTCCGCGAGGACGGCGGCGCCAACCGCCTGATGCTGGCGGTGCCGAACTGAGCTCCGCCCACGGAGCGGCGAGGGGATCCGGGGCGGCGGGGCCGCCCCGGCAAGTCCATCCGGTTCAGCCGGCGTCGCGGTTGCGCTTGGCCAGCGTGCGCAGGCGCAGCGCGTTGAGCTTGATGAAGCCGGCGGCGTCCTTCTGGTCGTAGGCGCCCTGGTCGTCCTCGAAGGTGACGAGCGTCGACGAATAGAGGCTCTTCGGGCTGTCGCGGCCGATCACCATGACGTTGCCCTTGTAGAGCTTCAGCGTCACCTCGCCCTCGACGTGGCGCTGCGACAGGTCGATCGCCGCCTGCAGCATCTCGCGCTCGGGCGAGAACCAGAAGCCGTAGTAGATCAGCTCGGCGTAGCGCGGCATCAGCTCGTCCTTGAGATGAGCGGCGCCGCGGTCGAGGGTGATGCTCTCGATCGCCCGGTGGGCGGCGAGCAGGATGGTGCCGCCCGGGGTCTCGTAGACGCCGCGGCTCTTCATGCCGACGAAGCGGTTCTCGACGAGGTCGATGCGGCCGATGCCGTTGTCGCGCCCGAGGTCGTTGAGCTTGGCGAGCAGGGTCGCGGGCGACAGCCGCACGCCGTCGATCGAGACCGCGTCGCCCTTCTCGAAGCCGATCTTGACGATCGTCGGCACGTCCGGGGCGGTCTCCGGCGAGATCGTGCGCATGTGCACGTATTCCGGCGCCGCGATCGAGGGATCCTCCAGCACCTTGCCCTCGGAGGACGAGTGCAGGAGGTTGGCGTCGACCGAGAACGGCGCCTCGCCCTTCTTGTCCTTGGCGACCGGGATCTGGTGCTGCTCGGCGAACTCCAGGAGATCGGTGCGGCTCTTGAACGACCAGTCGCGCCAGGGTGCGATGATCTTGATGTCCGGATTGAGCGCGTAGGCCGACAGCTCGAAGCGGACCTGGTCGTTGCCCTTGCCGGTGGCGCCGTGGGCGATGGCGTCGGCGCCGGTCTTCTTCGCGATCTCGATCAGGTGCTTGGAGATCAGCGGCCGGGCGATCGAGGTGCCGAGCAGGTAGACGCCCTCGTAGACCGCGTTGGCGCGGAACATCGGGAACACGAAGTCGCGCACGAACTCCTCGCGCACGTCCTCGATGTAGATCTCCTTGATGCCGAGCATCTCGGCCTTGCGGCGCGCCGGCTCGAGCTCCTCGCCCTGGCCGAGGTCGGCGGTGAAGGTGACGACCTCGGCACCGAGCTCGGTCTGCAGCCACTTCAGGATGATCGAGGTGTCGAGACCGCCGGAATAGGCCAGGACGACCTTCTTGACGCTGCCCTTCTGCATGGGAACTCCAGGGGAGGAACGATGGAAAGTGGCGGGACTTATACGCCGCCGCCGTGACGGTGCAAGCGCGGCGTCTCACGCATTCCGGCCGAAGATCGCCAAGAATCGAAGCGCCCGCGCCATGGCCGCGCCGAGCCCCGCGCGCATCCGCGCCCCGGCCGCGCCGAGGGCTTCGGCGAGGTCGGCGTCGGTCAGCCGGCTCTCCGGCCCGTAGACGGCGCGGTGGACCGCGAGCAGCACCGCCAGCGTCAGGCACCAGGCGATCAGCACGTCGGAGAGGAAGTGGCCGCCGAAGGCGATGCGATTGAGGCTCATGACGGCGGAGAAGGCGAGCGTGCCGGCGAGCACCGCCGGCTTCCAGCCCTTCGGCGCGATCATCGCGAAGCCGACCAGCAGCAGCGACGACGACGCCTCGCCGGAGACGAAGCTGCAGTTGGAGGTGCAGCCGTCGGCGATCACCCAGGGGCCGCTGAAGGCGCGGTCGCCGCCGAAGTCGACCACCGTCGCCGGCCGCGCCCGGCCCCACCAGCCCTTGAGGAGGCCGTTGACGAGCAGGCCCGGACCGATCGCGCCGGCGGCGAGCAGGAACAGGCCGGCCCGCGGCGGCAGCAGGAAGCGGGCGCCGTCGGCGAGGAAGGGCACGGCGAGCGCCAGCGCCGCCGCGACCATCGTCCACGTGAATGCCGCCATGCCGAGGCCGCGCAGATCGCGCAGGAACGGCACGGCCGCCGCCGGAAAGCCGACGCCGTCGACGTAGAAGGCGCGGGTGACGGCGAGGTCGAGCCCGGGCGCGAGCCAGAGCGCGAGGCTGAGCAGCGCGGTCGCCGCCAGCGTCGAGCGCACCGGATGGCGGCGCGCGAAGGCCGCGACCCGCCGCATCGCCCCGTCCGCCCCGTCCATGCCGTCCTCCGCACCCGTTCGCCCCCGTCCTAGCGCCGCGTCGGGGCGAAGGAAAGGCGGCCGGTCCGGCGACGCCCTTGCCGGACGCGTCGTCCGGACCCATCTGTCACGACGTCGTGAAGGAGAGAGCCGAGGCCATGACCGCCCGCCATTTCGACGATCCCGAGATCATCGGTCCGGAGGCCGGGCGCGAGAACCGGGTGCGCCGCGACTTCTTCCGCGTGCTGCGCAAGGCCGCCGCGCGCATCCCCTTCGTCGACGAGCTGGTCGCCGCCTATTTCTGCGCGCTCGACCCGGCGACGCCGACCCGGGTGCGGGCGAGCCTCCTCGCCGCCCTCGCCTATTTCGTCGTGCCCTTCGACCTCGTGCCGGACTTCCTGATCGGCCTCGGCTTCACCGACGACGTCGGCGTGCTCGCCGCCACCATCGCCATGGTTCGCGCCCACATCACCGACCGCCACCGCGAGGCGGCGAAGGCCGCGCTCGCGGACGACCCGGCCGGGCCGCGGAAGGGCTGATGCCGAGTTCGCAAAGTTCCGACCTCTGGTCGGAGCTTTGTGGGCGAGGAGCGCCCGACCGGGCGCCGGCCGCATGGCCGAAACCTCGCAAATTCCCGACAAGTCGGGGATTTGCGAGCCTGCTCCGATGCCTCAGGGCACCAGCACGACCTTGCCGCGCACGCGCCGGGCCTCGATCTCGGCGAGCGCCGCCGCGGTGTCCTCGAGGGCGTAGCGCGCGTGCACCGTTGGCCGCAGCCGGCCGGCGGCGACTTCGGCGAGCAGCCAGCGCATGTTGGCGGCCTGTCCGGCCGGGTCGCGCTCGGTCCAGCGGCCCCAGTGGACGCCGACCACGTCGATCGACTTCAGGAGCACGAGGTTGAGGGCGAGTTTCGGGATGTCGCCGCCGGCGAAGCCGATCACGAGATAGCGGCCGCCCCAGGCGGTGGCGCGCACCAGGGGATCGACGAGGTCGGCGCCGACCGCGTCGTAGACGACGTCCGCACCCGCGCCGCCGGTCAGCGCCTTGACCGCTTCCTTGGGATCGCCGGCGGAGAGGTCGACGACGTCGTCGGCGCCGAGCGCGCGCGCCGCCGCCACCTTGTCCGGGCCGCCGACGCAGGCGATCACCCGCGCGCCCATCAGCTTGCCGATCTCGACGGCGGCCTGCCCGACGCCGCCGGTCGCCCCCGTGACGACGAGCGTCTCGCCGGCGGCGAGGCGGCCGCGGTCGCGGAGCGCGTGGACCGTGGTGCCGTAGGCGACCGAGAGCCCGGCGGCGACGTCGGCCGGCACCGCGTCCGGCACCGGCACCACGACGCGGGCCGGCGCCACCACCTTCTCGCGCGCGGCGCCGTGGCCGACGTAGGCGAGCACGCGCTCGCCAACCGCGAGGCCCTCGACGCCGGCGCCGAGCGCCGCGATCCGTCCGGCGCACTCGGCCGAGGGCGAGAACGGCCGCGCCGGCTTCACCTGGTAGCGGTCGCGGATGATCAGCGTGTCCATGAAGTTCAGCGCCGCGGCCTCGACGGCGATCACCACCTCGCCGGGCCCGGCCGCGGGTTCGTCGACCTCGGCCACGACCAGGGTCTCCGGTCCACCGACCTCGTTCGAGAGCACCGCCCGCATCGCAACCCCTCTCCGCTTCCCCCGCGCCGGCAGAGTGGCGGGCGCGGCCGGCGCCGTCGACCACGACCATGGGCGATGCGGCGGATACGGAGACGGGCAGGGTTCAGTCGGTGTCGACCTCGGCGTCGGCCTCGAGCACCCGGCGCAGCCGCGTGAAGGCGAGGCGGATGCGCGACTTCACCGTGCCGAGCGGCAGGCCGCGCAATTCGGCGATCTGGCTGTGGGTCAGCCCCTCGAAGAAGGCGAGCCGGACGAGGTCGACCTGTTCCTCGGGCAGGTCGCGCAGCGCCAGCCGGATCCGGGCGTCGCGCCGGCGGGCGTCCATGGCGGCGCCGACCTCCTCGGGCTCGGACGGCAGGAAGGCCGGGTCGTTCTCGTCGATCGCCGACGAGCGGTCGCGGCGGACGCTGTCGATGCGGCGGTTGCGGGCGATCCGGAACAGCCAGGTGCCGAGCGAGGACTTGGCCGGGTCGAACAGCGCCGCCTTGCGCCACAGCGTGACCATGACCTCCTGGGTCAGGTCCTCGGCGAGGCCCGCCGGCGTGCCGAGGCGTTGGAGATAGCCGTTGATGCGCGGGGCGTAGTGGTCGAACAGCGCCGCGAAGGCGTCGCGGTCGGCGTGGTCCGCGACCTTGCGGACGAGGGCTGCGAGATCTTCGTTGTCCGGCACGAGGCGATCCGATCCACCCTGGCTGCGGGCGACACCGCGGCCGCCTTCTCGTTCCCGGCCCGCTCCCCGCGCCCCTGACGGCGCCGCGGGGTGCCGACCGGCGCTAAGCCGTTGGCCGGGCGCCCCATTGCCGCCCTATTTGCCACCGAGCGTGACGTCTGGACGGGATCATAGACGAAGGCGCCACGCCACGCCACGCCCATCGCGCGCGGGTCCGGTTCACCGCCGGACGCGGGCGGCGGAGCGGCGGGGCGGCGGGCCGCCCGCGGGGGCTTTTCCGGGAAACCGTTTGGTAACCGCTGGGGCGATAGCATCCCGGTAACCTTAACGACGGGTGGTCGGTGCCCCGGCACGGCCCTCTTGCGCGACACCAAGGTGAAGAATGACGAAAGCACGCACCCTCGCCCTGGCGCTCACCGCGCTCCTCGGCGCCGCGACGGTCGCCGAGGCCCAGCAGCCCACCCTGCTCGACCAGTTCGACCGCTGGACCGCCTACGCCTACACCTCGGGCTCGAAGGGCAAGGTCTGCTACGCCATCACCCAGCCGACGCAGACCGCGCCCAAGGGCCTCAACCGCGACCCGGCCTTCCTGTTCGTGACCAACCGGCCGAAGGAGCAGGTCAAGCACGAGTTCAGCGTCGAGACCGGCTATCCCTACAAGGAAGGCTCGAAGACGTCGGTGAAGATCGGCAGCGCCACCTTCGTGCTGTTCACCACCGGCTCGGGCGCCTGGGTCGAGAACGCTGCCGAGGAGAGCCGCCTGATCGACGCCATGAAGGGCGGCTCGGAGATGGTGGTCACCGGCACCTCCAAGCGCGGCACCGTCACCACCGACACCTATTCGCTGAAGGGCATCTCGGCGGCGCTGAAGCGCATCGACACCGAGTGCCGCGGCTGAGCCGGGGCCGGCGGCCGGTCGCCCCCCGATGCGGGTGATCGGCCAACGCCGGGATCGCGCCCCGATTGAACGGGCGACCGCGGCGTGAGAGTGTCCCTCCGTCGAATTACGACGGGGGGTTCATCCATGCATTCGTCGCTGCGCGCCATCGCGGTCGCCGCCGTTCTCGCCTTCTGCGCCGGCGCGGCGCCGGCCCTCGCGGGAGACGCGGCGCCCGCCACCGTCACGCTGAAGTTCTCGGAAGGCACCGCGCTCCGGATCCGCCAGGGCGCGGTCGTGTCCGCGGCGCCGCAGGCGGCCGCGACCGCCGGCGCCGTCGGCGGCGCCTTCTCGGCCGCCGGCGTCGACCTCTCGAGCGCCCGCCGCCTGATCGACCGCCCCGAGGCCGAGATCGACGCCGAGCGCGGCGCCGTCGCGGCCACCACCGCCGAGGCAGTGCCCGACCTCAACCTGTTCTACGTCGTGCCGGTACCGCCGGGCACCACCGCCGCGGCCTTCGCGGCGCGCCTGCGCGCGCTGCCGGGCGTCGAGAGCGCCGAACCGTCGGCGACGCCGGCGCCGCCGCCGGTCGACCTGTCGCCGAAGACGCCGTCGCTGGTCTCCAAGCAGGGCTACCGCGCCGTGCCGCCGAAGGGCGTCGGCGTGCTCGATCCGGCGAAATACCCGGGCAGCCGCGGCACCGGCGTCACGCTGATCGACGTCGAGTACAGCTGGCAGTACAACCACGAGGACCTCGAGCTCAAGTCGTCGATCAACATCGACACCGGCGCGACCGCGTCCGACCCCTTCTCCGACACCGACCACGGCACCGCGGTGCTCGGCGAGATCTTCGGCCGGAGCAACGCCTACGGCGTCACCGGCCTCGCCACCGGCGTCGCGGTCAAGGTGGCGCCGGCCAACACCACCCAGTTCGGCTACAACCCGGCGCGCGCGATCTCGCTCGCCACCGGCAAGCTCAAGGCCGGCGACGTGCTGGTGATTGAGCAGCAGTACCCGGCCTGCGGGCTCAGCGATTACGGCCCGCTGGAGTGGCTGCCCGAGGTGTTCGCGGCGGTGAAGATCGCCACCCAGAAGGGCATCGTCGTGGTCGAGGCCGCCGGCAACGGCAACGTGAACCTCGACGCCGCCGGCTGCCAGGGCCGCTTCGACCGCAAGGTCCGCAACTCCGGCGCCATCATCGTCGGCGCCGGCAGTTCGGCGGGCCGGGCCAAGATGTGGTTCTCCTCCCACGGCGCGCGCGTCGACGTCCAGGGCTGGGGCGAGAACGTCTACACCACCGGCTACGGCGACGTCTTCGCCCCGGACGTCCGCCAGCTCTACACCGCAACCTTCGGCGGCACCTCGAGCGCGACGCCGATCGTCGCCGGCGTGGTGGCGCAGATCCAGGGCGCCCTGAAGGGCCGCGGCCTGAAGCCGGCGACGCCGGCCGAGATGCGCGCCGCCCTGGTCGCCACCGGCACGCCGCAGAGCGACCCGCGCAACGGCCGCATCGGCCCGCTGCCGGCGACCGAGAAGGCGCTGCAGCGCATCCTCGCCAACCGGTCCTGAACCGCACGGCAGGGCCGCGGCGCGACCGGGTTGGGGTTTGCGCCGCGGCTTGCTATATGTGACCGACCCCCGGGAATGGCCGGGATCCCGCACGAGGGATCCGCGGCCGTTTCGTCGTGCCGGCCGCGCCGATCGGCGCGCCGCCCGCCGCCTCCGACCGCCGAAGAAGCCTGCCGATGTCCGTGACGACAGAGTTCTCGCCCCGCCCCGCGCCGTCGCCCGGCTTCGGCCACAACTCCGGCGACCGCCCCAACCTCGTCGGCATGACCCGCGAGGAACTCGGCGCGGCGCTCGTCGCCGTCGGCGTGCCGGAGCGGCAGGTGCGCATGCGCGTCGCCCAGCTCTGGCACTGGATCTACGTGCGCGGCGCCGACCGTTTCCACGCCATGACCAACGTCGCCAAGGACCTGCGCGCCCGGCTCGACGACGTCTACACCCTCGCCCGCCCGGAGATCGTCACCGAGCAGGTCAGCCGCGACGGCACCCGCAAGTGGTTGCTGCGCTTTCCCTCGCGCGGCGCCGGCCGTCCGGTCGAGATCGAGACGGTCTACATCCCCGAGGAGGGCCGCGGCACGCTCTGCGTCTCGTCCCAGGTCGGCTGCACGCTGACCTGCTCGTTCTGCCACACCGGCACCCAGAAGCTCGTCCGCAACCTCACCGCCGAGGAGATCCTCGCCCAGATCCTGGTCGCCCGCGACCGGCTCGGCGACTACCCGGACGCCACCCCGAACGCCGAGGCGGCGACGCCGTCGGAGGGGCGCCTCGTCTCCAACATCGTCATGATGGGCATGGGCGAGCCGCTCTACAATTTCGACAACGTCCGCACCGCCCTCCTTACCGCCACCGACGGCGACGGCCTGTCGCTGTCGAAGCGTCGCGTCACGCTGTCGACCTCCGGCGTGGTGCCGAACATCGCCCGCACCGGCGACGAGATCGGCGTGATGCTCGCGATCTCCCTCCACGCGGTGCGCGACGACCTGCGCGACGTGCTGGTGCCCCTCAACAGGAAATATCCGCTGAAGGAGCTGCTCGACGCCTGCCGCGCCTATCCGGGCCTCTCCAACGCCCGCCGGATCACCTTCGAATACGTGATGCTGAAGGGCGTCAACGACAGCGACGCCGACGCGCGCGAGCTGGTCCGGCTGCTGCGCGGCATTCCCGCCAAGATCAACCTGATCCCGTTCAATCCCTGGCCGGGCTCGCCCTACGAATGCTCGGACTGGGAGCGCATCGAGGGCTTCGCGGAACTGGTCAACGCCGCCGGCTACGCCTCGCCGATCCGCACGCCGCGCGGGCGCGACATCCTCGCCGCCTGCGGCCAGCTGAAGAGCGAATCGGAGCGTCTGCGCAAGAAGGAGCGCGAGGCGCTGGAGACGCTCGGCCTCACCGAGACCGACCTCGCCATGCGGGCGATGGTCGCCGGCCACGGCGAGGACTGATGCGCGCCGTCGGCCGCGTCCTGATCGCACTCGCCGGCTTCGTCGCGGCGGTGGTCGCGGCGGCGGCGTTCCTGTTCGCGGCCCGCTTCGGGTTCGGGCCGGTCGATGGCGCGGCGACGCCGATCGAACACCTCGACTACCTGATCTGGGCCGGCCTCGCCGCCTCGCACCTCGGCGCCGCCGCCTTCGTTCCGGGCTGCCTGATGATACTCGCCAGCGAGATCCTGCGGCTGCGCTCGCTGCTGTTCCACGTCGGCTTCGGCGGCGCGCTCGGCGCGGCGGCCGCCCTCGGCGTCGGCCGGATCGCCGCGGCGGCGACGTCCGAGCGATTCACCCTGCTGCTCGCCGCCGGCTTCGTCGGCGGCTTCGTCTACTGGGCGGTCGCCGGCCGCACCGCCGGCCTCGTCGGCGTCGAGACCGGCACCGTCCGGCCCGGACCGGACGGGCCGCCGGCGGCCCCACCGCCCGCGGCCTGATCAGGCGCGGCGGAAGACCCGCCGCAGCCCCTTCCACGCCGGCACCAGCAGCTTGCCGACCACCGGGATCAGCACCGCGCCGACCGCGAGGCCGAACACGCCGGAGCCGGCGGCCGAGACCAGCCACTCGACGATCCCGGCCGCGCCCTCGGGCACCGCGTGGCCGGCGGCGAGCGCGAGGTCGTGGACGAGGTGGGCCGGGGCGGCGATGCCGAAGACCTCGAGGCCGTGCAGCACGATGCCGCCGCCGACCCAGACCATGGCCGCCGTTCCGACCACCGCGAGGCCGGCGAGCAGCAGCGGCATCGCGCGCACCAAGAGCCGGCCGAAGCCGCGCAGCAGCGGCCCGGCGCCGCGCGAGCGCGCCAGCGCCAGACCGGCGTCGTCGGCCTTCACGATCAGCGCCACCGCGCCGTAGACGCCGAGCGTGATGCCGACACCGACCACGGCCAGGACCGCCGCCTTCATGACGAAGCCAGCGTCCTCGGGCACCGCGGCGAGGGTGATCGCCATGATTTCGGCCGAGAGGATGAAGTCGGTCTTGACCGCGCCGGCGACCTTGGCCTGCTCGAGCGCCACCGGATCGGCCGGCGCGGCGTCGATTTCGGCCTCGTGGGCGTGGGCCTCGTGCGGCATCACCGCCTCGAACACCTTCTCGGCGCCCTCGTAGGCGAGGTAGAGGCCGCCGACCATCAGCAGCGGCGTGATCGCCCAGGGCGCCACGAAGGACAGGAGCAGCGCCGCCGGCAGCAGCAGCAGCAGCTTGTTCTTCAGCGATCCCAGCGTGATCCGGCCGATGATCGGCAGCTCGCGGTCGGCGGTGAAGCCGGTGACGTAGCGCGGCGTCACCGCGGCGTCGTCGATCACCACGCCGGCGGCCTTGGTGCCGGCCTTGGCGGCCTGGGCGGCGACGTCGTCGATGGAGGCGGCGGCCACCTTGGCGATGGCGGCGACGTCGTCGAGGAGGGCGATCAGTCCGATGCTCAAGGCGATCTCCGGGCGGCGGGAACGGCCGCGACGCTACACGAGGCGACCGGGGCGGCGCCACTCCCGACGATGGTCGGCGTCGAGGCCCGGCGAGCGAACGCGCGCCGCCGGGCCGCGGATCCGCCCGCGCTTGCGGGGCATCATCGCGTCCATTATAGTGGATTCATGTCTACGATCATGGACGACACCTCCGCCCGCCTCGCCCGCTGCATCCGCCAGGAGCGCGACGCCCGCGGCTGGTCGCTGGCCGACCTCGCCGACCGCTCCGGCGTCGCGCGGGCGACCATCAGCAAGATCGAGCGCGAGGAGGCGAGCCCGACCGCGGTGGTGCTGGTCCGCCTCGCCGCGGCGTTCGACCTCACCCTCGCCGGGCTGCTGCTCAGGGCCGAGGGCGAGCGCGAGCGGCTGTCGCGCGCCGCCGACCAGCCGGTCTGGCGCGACCCGGAGACCGGCTACGTCCGCCGGCAGATCTTCTCGCGGCCCGACCATCCGGTCGAGCTGGTCGAGGTCGAGATGCCCGCGGGCCGCAGCGTCGCGCTGCCGGCGTCGTCCTACGCCCGGATCCGCCAGTGCCTGTGGGTGCTCGACGGCGCGATGACCATCGTCGAGGGCGAGGACCGCACCCTGCTCGGCCCGGGCGACTGCCTCGCCTTCGGCCCGCCCTCGGACGTCGTCTTCGCCAACGAGGGCGACCGCCCCGCCCGCTACGTCGTCGCCATCGCCCGGAGCTGACCCGCCGTGACCGCCGCCACCGTCCCCGCCGCCACGATCGCCCCGCTCGCCGCCACGCCGGAGACGCTCGACGCGCTCGCCGCGCTGCTGGTCGACGTCGTCGCCGGCGGCGGCTCGGTCGGCTTCATGCACCCGCTGCCGGTCGCGGCCGCCCGCGCCTTCTGGGAGCGTTCGCTCGCCGCGGCGGCGCGCGGGGAGCGCGTCGTCCTCGGCGCCTACGTCGACGGCGCCCTGGCGGCGACGCTGACGCTGCTGCTCGACTTTCCGCCGAACCAGCCGCACCGCGCCGAGCTCGGCAAGATGATGACGGCGCCCGCCCATCGCGGCCGCGGGCTCGCCTCGGCGCTGATCGTCGAGGCCGAGGCGCTCGCCCGCCGCCACGGCCGCGACCACCTGATGCTCGACACCGCCTCGGACGGCGGCGCGTCCGCGCTCTACGAGCGCCACGGCTTCCGGCTCGCCGGCGAGGTCCCCGGCTTCGCGCTGAAGCCGCACGGCGGCCTGACCGGCACGCGCTACTACTACAAGCGCCTCGACTGACCCGCCGCGGCCCGCGCCGATCCAAGGTTTCACCCGTCCACCGCGATCCGGCAGGTCACCCCCTCGGGGCCGTAGGTCACCGCACCGCCGCCGAGGCCGCGCAGCGTCGCGGCGACCAGCCGGGTGCCGAAGCCCTCGGTGGTCGGCGGCGCCGGTGGCCGCGAACAGGTCTCGGCCCAGACGGCGTCGAAGCCCGCACGGCCGCCGTCGCGGCGGGTCCAGCTGACGCGCAGCCGGCCGTCGGCGTCGGCGAGGCAGCCGTGCTTGACGGCGTTGGTGGCGAGTTCGTGGAACAGCAGGCAGAGCGACACCGCGGTCTCGGCGGCGACGTCGACGTCGGGGCCGGACAGGGTCACCGCGCCGGTGGCGGCGTAGGGGCTGAGTTCGGCGACCAGCAGGTCGCGCAGCTGGACCCGGCCCCAGCCGTGCTCGGTCAGCACCACGTGGGTGCGCGCGAGCGCCTCCAGCCGGGCGGTGAACTTCTCGACGAACACCGCCTTGTCCGGCGTCG includes:
- a CDS encoding helix-turn-helix domain-containing protein, encoding MSTIMDDTSARLARCIRQERDARGWSLADLADRSGVARATISKIEREEASPTAVVLVRLAAAFDLTLAGLLLRAEGERERLSRAADQPVWRDPETGYVRRQIFSRPDHPVELVEVEMPAGRSVALPASSYARIRQCLWVLDGAMTIVEGEDRTLLGPGDCLAFGPPSDVVFANEGDRPARYVVAIARS
- a CDS encoding GNAT family N-acetyltransferase, producing the protein MTAATVPAATIAPLAATPETLDALAALLVDVVAGGGSVGFMHPLPVAAARAFWERSLAAAARGERVVLGAYVDGALAATLTLLLDFPPNQPHRAELGKMMTAPAHRGRGLASALIVEAEALARRHGRDHLMLDTASDGGASALYERHGFRLAGEVPGFALKPHGGLTGTRYYYKRLD